Proteins co-encoded in one Halorussus vallis genomic window:
- a CDS encoding GNAT family N-acetyltransferase has protein sequence MHYRLADDLPTPAEYVALRAAAGMGERTETAARRGLPNTIYGVTVREADGAGDPTDPPVGMGRLVGDDGCFYQLVDIAVHPDHQGRGLGSRVVEVLMEYVEENAPESAYVSLIADVDGFYERFGFEDTAPDSKGMYLCVE, from the coding sequence ATGCACTATCGACTCGCAGACGACCTGCCGACGCCCGCCGAGTACGTCGCGCTCCGCGCGGCGGCCGGGATGGGCGAGCGAACCGAGACGGCCGCTCGTCGCGGCCTCCCGAACACGATATACGGCGTGACGGTCCGCGAAGCGGACGGCGCGGGCGACCCGACCGACCCGCCGGTGGGCATGGGCCGCCTCGTCGGCGACGACGGCTGTTTCTACCAGCTCGTGGACATCGCGGTCCACCCCGACCACCAGGGACGGGGCCTCGGTTCGCGGGTCGTGGAGGTCCTGATGGAGTACGTCGAGGAGAACGCGCCCGAGTCAGCCTACGTGAGCCTCATCGCCGACGTCGACGGCTTCTACGAGCGATTCGGATTCGAGGACACCGCGCCGGACTCGAAGGGGATGTACCTGTGCGTGGAGTGA
- a CDS encoding DUF5789 family protein: protein MADDKRGRDKQAHDAERRRQERAIADELERGDETEPPVEAAELADFEAELDSLAFPATGTEVVEAVGDSEVESVDGSYTVEELVPDTDEETFDSPAAVRLRVQRPTIAAAMKRIVEASETLQDADLRGSQREAYEKTLRELESIDADDDDEGIQVVTDWVVERIRDKEKLPGSRDVRRRAAEFCRANGYQVRNDEWLGI, encoded by the coding sequence ATGGCAGACGACAAGCGGGGCCGAGACAAGCAAGCCCACGACGCCGAGCGGCGCCGACAGGAGCGCGCCATCGCCGACGAACTGGAACGCGGGGACGAGACGGAACCGCCGGTCGAAGCGGCCGAACTCGCCGACTTCGAGGCGGAACTCGATTCGCTGGCGTTTCCGGCGACGGGAACCGAGGTCGTCGAGGCGGTCGGCGACAGCGAGGTCGAATCGGTCGACGGGAGTTACACCGTCGAGGAACTCGTCCCGGACACGGACGAGGAGACGTTCGACTCTCCCGCTGCCGTCCGATTGCGGGTACAGCGGCCGACGATCGCCGCGGCCATGAAGCGAATCGTGGAAGCGAGCGAGACGCTCCAGGACGCCGATCTCCGCGGGTCGCAGCGCGAGGCCTACGAGAAGACGCTCCGAGAACTCGAATCGATCGACGCCGACGACGACGACGAGGGGATTCAGGTCGTCACGGACTGGGTCGTCGAACGAATTCGCGACAAGGAGAAGCTCCCGGGGTCCCGGGACGTCCGCCGGCGAGCGGCGGAGTTCTGTCGGGCGAACGGGTACCAGGTCCGGAACGACGAGTGGCTCGGCATCTAG
- a CDS encoding cell division protein SepF — protein sequence MGFMSKILGERDSNTAEDYVELNLDDFDTAADGAAMQVHIAEIKGQQDMIAIKDAVYDGDLVVADITRLRTEDTTVERITNELQQVAREVDGDIVQKGDDQIIVTPTGVGVSREKLGR from the coding sequence ATGGGCTTTATGAGCAAAATCCTCGGCGAGCGGGACTCCAACACCGCCGAGGACTACGTCGAACTCAACCTCGACGACTTCGACACGGCGGCCGACGGCGCTGCGATGCAGGTCCACATCGCCGAGATCAAAGGACAACAGGACATGATCGCCATCAAGGACGCCGTCTACGACGGCGACCTCGTGGTCGCCGACATCACGCGCCTGCGAACCGAGGACACCACCGTCGAGCGCATCACCAACGAACTCCAGCAGGTCGCCCGCGAGGTCGACGGCGACATCGTCCAGAAGGGCGACGACCAGATCATCGTCACGCCGACCGGCGTCGGCGTGAGCCGCGAGAAACTCGGGCGCTGA
- a CDS encoding DUF1028 domain-containing protein, with protein MTFSICVREEYEDENGDDQTRFGVAVTTRLPGVGTLCPHVGERGAIATQSLTNVELGRKGIEYLEDGLAIEDALEALLNADDGAPQRQLHGVDAEGTFAFSGEECMDWYGHEERETFTVAGNLLVGESVVEATADTYAAGAPDSGAPADDADAPLAERLVDALEAGHAEGGDKREDLRVQSAALLVATTEDREMEPYYNDLRVDATETPIADLRETYELAKEGFEAAVERYGDVYEDDDLDAVDGEGSEVESVDAGESAGVDDPRADAEE; from the coding sequence GTGACCTTTAGCATCTGCGTCCGCGAGGAGTACGAGGACGAGAACGGCGACGACCAGACGCGCTTCGGCGTGGCGGTGACCACCCGCCTGCCGGGCGTCGGGACGCTCTGTCCCCACGTCGGCGAGCGCGGCGCGATAGCGACCCAGAGTCTCACCAACGTCGAACTCGGCCGGAAGGGCATCGAGTACCTGGAGGACGGCCTCGCCATCGAGGACGCCCTCGAAGCCCTGCTGAACGCCGACGACGGCGCGCCCCAGCGCCAACTCCACGGCGTCGACGCCGAAGGGACCTTCGCGTTCTCCGGCGAGGAGTGCATGGACTGGTACGGCCACGAGGAGCGCGAGACGTTCACCGTCGCGGGCAACCTCCTCGTCGGCGAGTCGGTCGTCGAGGCGACCGCCGACACCTACGCCGCGGGCGCGCCGGACTCCGGCGCGCCCGCCGACGACGCGGACGCACCGCTCGCCGAGCGACTCGTCGACGCGCTCGAAGCGGGCCACGCCGAGGGCGGCGACAAACGCGAGGACCTCCGGGTCCAGAGCGCGGCCCTGCTGGTGGCGACCACCGAGGACCGCGAGATGGAGCCGTACTACAACGACCTCCGGGTCGACGCGACCGAGACGCCGATAGCGGACCTCCGGGAAACCTACGAACTGGCGAAGGAGGGCTTCGAGGCGGCGGTCGAACGCTACGGCGACGTCTACGAGGACGACGACCTGGACGCGGTCGACGGCGAGGGGTCGGAAGTCGAGTCGGTCGACGCCGGCGAGTCCGCCGGCGTCGACGACCCTCGCGCGGACGCCGAGGAGTGA
- a CDS encoding RNA-binding protein — MKVKSRHHLRSDEVREIEEALDEGLGVELDADTYELVELEDSEFDLVLVNGDPAVLYVDDEPFLTVSGANDYSPQTHVVTVDAGAVSFVSDGADVMRPGITEADEDIEAGDLVAIAEESHGKVLAIGRAKTSGDDMVGSEGKVVESLHHVGDELYQFVV; from the coding sequence ATGAAGGTAAAGTCTCGCCACCACCTCCGGAGCGACGAGGTGCGCGAAATCGAGGAGGCGCTCGACGAGGGCCTCGGCGTCGAACTGGACGCCGACACCTACGAACTGGTCGAACTGGAGGACTCGGAGTTCGACCTCGTGCTGGTGAACGGCGACCCGGCGGTCCTCTACGTGGACGACGAACCGTTCCTGACCGTCAGCGGCGCGAACGACTACTCGCCCCAGACCCACGTCGTCACCGTCGACGCGGGCGCGGTGTCGTTCGTCAGCGACGGCGCCGACGTGATGCGACCCGGCATCACGGAAGCCGACGAGGACATCGAAGCCGGCGACCTGGTCGCCATCGCCGAGGAGTCCCACGGCAAGGTGCTTGCCATCGGCCGCGCGAAGACGTCAGGCGACGACATGGTGGGCAGCGAGGGGAAGGTCGTCGAGTCGCTCCACCACGTCGGCGACGAACTCTACCAGTTCGTGGTCTGA
- a CDS encoding DUF6432 family protein yields MKAKREYRDRETVEVAVLDALVDRGEEGMTVFEIRSQVDADIDELETALGGLKDDGLIHANSKDQRTLITPDDRVVPDPDEEPEEPSFVDRIIERLPL; encoded by the coding sequence ATGAAGGCAAAGCGGGAGTACCGGGACCGCGAGACGGTCGAGGTTGCGGTGCTGGACGCCCTCGTCGACCGGGGCGAGGAAGGGATGACCGTCTTCGAGATTCGGTCCCAGGTCGACGCCGACATCGACGAACTCGAAACCGCGCTCGGCGGTCTCAAGGACGACGGCCTCATCCACGCCAACAGCAAGGACCAGCGGACCCTCATCACTCCCGACGACCGCGTCGTCCCCGACCCCGACGAGGAACCCGAAGAGCCCTCGTTCGTCGACCGCATCATCGAACGCCTGCCGCTTTGA
- the ygfZ gene encoding CAF17-like 4Fe-4S cluster assembly/insertion protein YgfZ: MTVIEDQQSDLGATWTEVGGRRIPAHYGRPERTHRAVRNVVGVTEMPYGVMVVRGDDRVEYVDNVVSNAVPATDGEGTYALLLDPQGRVELDMYVYNAGEQLLLFVPPGRAEDLAAEWREKVFVQDVEIDAASDDFAVFGVHGPKSTEKIASVLNAAGAPDGHLTFERGRMAEIGVTVIQTDAPAGEEGYEVVCTTGTTETETGETSNAERVFDTLLNHGLNAAPFGRDTWETLTLEAGTPLFDAELAGRIPNALGLRNALDFEKGCYVGQEVVSRVENRGRPSERLVGLRTEALPESDAAVFVDDEAVGEVTRAAESPSLDEPVAFAFVDFEVGERADQGAGSDGEGDDAPLTVRVGGEEVPAEVEPLPFVEGSDRSARLPTY, translated from the coding sequence ATGACCGTCATCGAGGACCAGCAGTCGGACCTCGGCGCGACGTGGACCGAGGTCGGCGGCCGCCGAATCCCCGCCCACTACGGACGCCCGGAGCGGACCCACCGCGCGGTCCGGAACGTGGTTGGCGTCACCGAGATGCCCTACGGCGTGATGGTCGTCCGCGGCGACGACCGAGTGGAGTACGTCGACAACGTCGTCTCGAACGCCGTCCCCGCGACCGACGGCGAAGGGACCTACGCCCTCCTGCTCGACCCGCAGGGCCGGGTCGAGTTGGACATGTACGTCTACAACGCCGGCGAGCAACTCCTGCTGTTCGTCCCGCCCGGCCGCGCCGAGGACCTCGCCGCGGAGTGGCGCGAGAAGGTGTTCGTCCAGGACGTCGAAATCGACGCCGCGAGCGACGACTTCGCCGTCTTCGGCGTCCACGGCCCGAAGTCGACCGAGAAGATAGCCAGCGTGCTCAACGCCGCCGGCGCGCCCGACGGCCACCTCACCTTCGAGCGCGGCCGGATGGCCGAAATCGGCGTCACCGTGATTCAAACCGACGCGCCGGCCGGCGAGGAGGGGTACGAGGTGGTCTGTACGACCGGAACGACCGAAACCGAGACCGGCGAGACGAGCAACGCCGAGCGCGTCTTCGACACCCTGCTCAACCACGGACTGAACGCCGCGCCGTTCGGCCGCGACACCTGGGAGACGCTCACCCTCGAAGCCGGGACGCCGCTGTTCGACGCCGAACTCGCGGGCCGGATTCCGAACGCGCTCGGACTCCGCAACGCGCTGGACTTCGAGAAAGGCTGTTACGTCGGCCAGGAGGTCGTCTCCCGCGTCGAGAACCGCGGCCGGCCGAGCGAGCGCCTGGTCGGTCTGCGCACCGAGGCGCTCCCCGAGTCCGACGCGGCCGTCTTCGTGGACGACGAGGCGGTCGGCGAGGTCACCCGCGCGGCCGAGAGTCCCTCGCTCGACGAACCCGTCGCCTTTGCGTTCGTGGACTTCGAAGTCGGCGAGCGCGCCGACCAGGGAGCGGGAAGCGACGGCGAGGGGGACGACGCGCCGCTGACGGTCCGCGTCGGCGGCGAGGAGGTTCCCGCCGAAGTCGAACCGCTCCCGTTCGTCGAGGGGAGCGACCGCTCGGCGCGACTGCCGACCTACTGA
- a CDS encoding AI-2E family transporter: MNDERAFLAVLVGVALFVSWLVVRPFFTYVALAVLIAYALYPAQRRLAPRIGRRKSAVFLMVAATVLFVLPLALLLRVVVTQALAAIESLEVDELGAELESLRRFVIETFGVDPLEYVDQGLQELASVVQSGVGRILQEASGLVGGVSKVFIGFTIFGFVLYYLLVGGERSVAWFRQVTPLPRNVQEELIADLDRLTYAVLITTFVIAVVQAVLTGLALAVLGFSNVVFWTVVSVVLGVLPFVGSMFIWGPAGFYLLATGRPVAGTALLVYGFGLVNLSDNYLRPVLGGRSANLNPAILILGIFGGLAVFGVMGIFVGPIVLGFTKTLVTVAAREYASE, from the coding sequence ATGAACGACGAGCGGGCGTTTCTCGCCGTCCTCGTGGGGGTCGCGCTGTTCGTGTCGTGGCTCGTCGTCCGGCCCTTCTTCACCTACGTCGCGCTCGCGGTGCTGATCGCGTACGCGCTCTACCCCGCCCAGCGTCGGCTCGCGCCGCGAATCGGCCGACGGAAGTCGGCCGTGTTCCTGATGGTCGCGGCCACGGTCCTGTTCGTGCTGCCGCTGGCGCTGCTGCTCCGGGTGGTAGTCACGCAGGCGCTCGCCGCGATAGAGAGCCTCGAAGTCGACGAACTCGGCGCGGAGCTGGAGTCGCTGCGCCGGTTCGTCATCGAGACGTTCGGGGTCGACCCGCTGGAGTACGTCGACCAGGGGCTCCAGGAGCTGGCCAGCGTCGTCCAGTCGGGTGTCGGTCGGATCCTCCAGGAGGCCTCCGGGCTGGTCGGCGGCGTCTCGAAGGTCTTCATCGGGTTCACGATCTTCGGCTTCGTGCTCTACTACCTGCTCGTCGGCGGCGAGCGGTCGGTGGCGTGGTTCCGCCAGGTGACGCCGCTGCCCCGAAACGTACAGGAGGAACTGATCGCCGACCTCGACCGCCTCACCTACGCGGTGCTGATCACGACGTTCGTCATCGCCGTGGTCCAGGCGGTGCTCACGGGGCTCGCGCTGGCCGTGCTGGGCTTCTCGAACGTCGTGTTCTGGACGGTCGTATCGGTGGTGCTGGGCGTGCTCCCGTTCGTCGGGTCGATGTTCATCTGGGGTCCCGCGGGGTTCTACCTGCTGGCGACCGGCAGGCCGGTCGCCGGCACGGCGCTGCTCGTCTACGGGTTCGGGCTGGTGAACCTCTCGGACAACTACCTCCGCCCGGTGCTCGGCGGCCGGAGCGCGAACCTCAACCCCGCCATCCTCATCCTCGGCATCTTCGGCGGCCTCGCGGTGTTCGGGGTCATGGGTATCTTCGTCGGCCCCATCGTCCTCGGGTTCACGAAGACGCTCGTCACCGTGGCGGCCCGCGAGTACGCCAGCGAGTGA
- a CDS encoding Lrp/AsnC family transcriptional regulator, whose product MSYRIDEIDKRILYHLVADARNTTAPTIAEEVDVTPATIRHRIRQMEEEGIIEGYHADIDYEQTDSRVVNQFTCTAPVADRHRLAQEVLEISGVVNVRELMSGRENVIVTAVGTDTDDITRVTQELSSRGLELEREDIVRDELFHPYHPFSPDKDRPRPSLADVQSLAGGAEVIEFTVSEEAAITGKTLKEANDSGILDDETLVISIERGDEILTPKGDTLVEAGDVITLFSPEALSDATVTAFETGAPE is encoded by the coding sequence ATGAGCTATCGCATCGACGAGATCGACAAGCGAATTCTGTATCATCTCGTCGCCGACGCGCGGAACACGACGGCCCCGACCATCGCCGAGGAGGTCGACGTCACCCCGGCCACGATTCGGCACCGAATCCGCCAGATGGAGGAGGAGGGCATCATCGAGGGGTACCACGCCGACATCGACTACGAGCAGACCGACAGCCGCGTCGTCAACCAGTTCACCTGCACCGCGCCGGTGGCAGACCGCCACCGACTCGCCCAGGAGGTACTCGAGATTTCGGGCGTGGTGAACGTCCGGGAACTGATGTCCGGCCGCGAGAACGTCATCGTCACGGCGGTCGGAACCGACACCGACGACATCACGCGGGTCACCCAGGAGCTGTCGAGCCGCGGTCTGGAACTCGAACGCGAGGACATCGTCCGGGACGAACTGTTCCACCCCTACCATCCGTTCAGCCCCGACAAAGACCGGCCGCGCCCGTCGCTGGCCGACGTCCAGAGCCTCGCGGGCGGCGCGGAGGTCATCGAGTTCACCGTCTCCGAGGAGGCCGCCATCACCGGCAAGACCCTCAAGGAGGCCAACGACTCGGGCATCCTCGACGACGAGACGCTGGTCATCAGCATCGAGCGCGGCGACGAGATACTCACGCCGAAGGGCGACACGCTCGTCGAGGCGGGCGACGTCATCACCCTGTTCTCGCCGGAGGCGCTGTCGGATGCGACCGTCACCGCCTTCGAAACCGGCGCGCCCGAGTGA
- a CDS encoding HVO_0649 family zinc finger protein, with product MSHDDGGSTPFERLTSHFDDEDLVCPDCGYEDEGGHWKAATSGDHVLYRHLCPSCGTVRKRTFELDADVPERSSDGRSRNDAK from the coding sequence ATGTCGCACGACGACGGCGGTTCGACCCCGTTCGAGCGGTTGACCTCGCACTTCGACGACGAGGACCTAGTCTGTCCCGACTGCGGGTACGAAGACGAGGGCGGCCACTGGAAGGCGGCGACGAGCGGCGACCACGTCCTGTATCGCCACCTCTGTCCGAGCTGCGGCACCGTCAGAAAGCGGACCTTCGAACTCGACGCCGACGTCCCGGAGCGGTCGAGCGACGGACGGTCGAGAAACGACGCGAAGTGA
- a CDS encoding potassium channel family protein, translated as MYLIIVGAGDIGSQLLELTTREQHDVVVIERDETVAGQTAREFDCMVLNADATTMDTLEEAGARRADAIISTTDSDATNVMVMLLAQELEIPSQVSVVHDPEHMGLFRQLGVNVLENPESLIAEYLYRAVQRPSIKDFMHLADGAEIFEITVAESGTVAGRTLATANEEGVLPDDVLVVAIERDRSVLLPQGDTAIEAGDLVTLFSKRGFAPDIIEVFAGEQVAAEA; from the coding sequence ATGTATCTCATCATCGTCGGCGCGGGTGACATCGGTTCGCAGCTCCTCGAACTCACGACCCGGGAGCAACACGACGTCGTCGTCATCGAGCGCGACGAAACCGTGGCCGGCCAGACGGCCCGGGAGTTCGACTGCATGGTGTTGAACGCCGACGCGACGACGATGGACACGCTCGAAGAGGCCGGCGCTCGCCGCGCCGACGCCATCATCAGCACCACCGACTCCGACGCGACCAACGTGATGGTGATGTTGCTGGCCCAGGAACTGGAGATTCCCTCGCAGGTGTCGGTCGTCCACGACCCCGAACACATGGGCCTGTTCCGGCAACTGGGCGTCAACGTCTTGGAAAACCCCGAGAGCCTCATCGCCGAGTACCTCTACCGGGCGGTCCAGCGGCCCTCCATCAAGGACTTCATGCACCTCGCCGACGGCGCCGAGATATTCGAGATAACGGTCGCCGAGTCGGGGACGGTCGCGGGCCGGACGCTCGCGACCGCCAACGAAGAGGGCGTGCTCCCGGACGACGTGCTCGTCGTCGCCATCGAACGCGACCGGTCGGTGTTGCTCCCGCAGGGCGACACGGCCATCGAAGCCGGCGACCTCGTGACGCTGTTCTCCAAGCGCGGGTTCGCCCCCGACATCATCGAGGTGTTCGCCGGCGAACAAGTGGCGGCCGAGGCCTGA
- the uvrA gene encoding excinuclease ABC subunit UvrA: MSKDYIDVRGAEEHNLKDLDISIPREQFNVVTGLSGSGKSSLAFDTVYAEGQRRYIESLSAYARNFLGQMDKPKVENVEGLSPAISIDQKNAANNPRSTVGTVTELHDYFRLLYARIGTPHCPECGQEVGEQSAQNMVRRVLELPEGTRAKIAAPVVRDQKGAFEDLFDDLVSDGYGRVEVDGEEFDLTMDRPELDKNYDHDVDVIVDRVKVSPEARSRITDSVETALEEADGALKVILPDPPADADIGGATARSTGDLAGEDDDRLVVEFSEDLACTHCGIDFREIETRSFSFNSPHGACPECEGIGETKEVDEDLVVVDESKPLKHVFEPWSYNRTYYQRQIDNVADHFGVSVDTPFEDLDDDVKEAFVWGTDKKVHFEWRTRNGIREKDERFEGVVPNLERRYLETDSDSTREHIEDFMAVTECPVCEGTRLNAQSRSVYVDGTSIAEVNELSIGDALEHFEGLEATLNERETHIAEEIFKEIRARLGFMKEVGLEYLTLDREASTLSGGESQRIRLATQIGSGLVGVLYVLDEPSIGLHQRDNDRLLNTLKELRDLGNTLLVVEHDEETMRQADNVIDMGPGPGKRGGEVVVQGTTEEIKDCEESLTGDYLAGRKEIPVPEERRDSDEHITVKGARQHNLNDLDVDIPVGQFTAITGVSGSGKSTLMHDVLYKGLAREMNDNTSVDPGDHDSIEGIENVEKVRLIDQSPIGRTPRSNPATYTGVFDYIRELFAETKLAKQRGYERGRFSFNVKGGRCEECGGQGTVKIEMNFLSDVYVPCEECGGARYNDETLDVTYKDATIADVLDMSVEEAYDFFEHDQRIARRLKLLKDVGLDYMNLGQPSTTLSGGEAQRVKLAEELGKKDTGDTLYLLDEPTTGLHSADERKLIEVLQRLTDQGNTVVVIEHELDLVKNADNVLDLGPEGGENGGEVVAQGTPEEVARNEESHTGRYLRDMLPAVDLEGPRADRKVAPATDD; this comes from the coding sequence ATGAGCAAGGACTACATCGACGTCCGGGGGGCCGAAGAACACAATCTGAAGGACCTCGACATCTCCATCCCACGCGAGCAGTTCAACGTGGTGACGGGGCTGTCGGGGTCGGGGAAGTCCTCGCTCGCGTTCGACACCGTCTACGCCGAAGGCCAGCGCCGCTACATCGAGAGCCTGTCGGCCTACGCCCGCAACTTCCTCGGGCAGATGGACAAGCCGAAGGTCGAGAACGTCGAGGGCCTCTCGCCGGCCATCTCCATCGACCAGAAGAACGCGGCCAACAACCCCCGTTCGACGGTCGGTACCGTCACCGAACTCCACGACTACTTCCGCCTGCTGTACGCGCGCATCGGGACGCCCCACTGTCCCGAGTGCGGCCAGGAGGTCGGCGAGCAGAGCGCCCAGAACATGGTTCGCCGGGTGCTCGAACTCCCGGAGGGTACCCGGGCGAAGATCGCCGCGCCGGTCGTGCGCGACCAGAAGGGCGCGTTCGAGGACCTCTTCGACGACCTCGTCTCCGACGGCTACGGCCGGGTCGAGGTCGACGGCGAGGAGTTCGACCTCACGATGGACCGCCCCGAACTCGACAAGAACTACGACCACGACGTCGACGTCATCGTCGACCGGGTGAAGGTTTCGCCCGAGGCCCGCTCGCGCATCACCGACAGCGTCGAGACGGCTTTGGAGGAGGCCGACGGCGCGCTGAAGGTGATCCTGCCCGACCCGCCCGCCGACGCCGACATCGGCGGCGCGACCGCGCGTTCGACCGGCGACCTCGCCGGCGAGGACGACGACCGCCTCGTGGTGGAGTTCTCCGAGGACCTCGCCTGCACCCACTGTGGTATCGACTTCCGGGAGATAGAAACCCGGAGTTTCTCGTTCAACAGTCCCCACGGCGCCTGCCCGGAGTGTGAGGGTATCGGCGAAACCAAGGAGGTCGACGAGGACCTCGTGGTCGTCGACGAGAGCAAGCCGCTCAAGCACGTCTTCGAGCCCTGGAGCTACAACCGCACGTACTACCAGCGCCAGATAGACAACGTGGCGGACCACTTCGGCGTCAGCGTCGACACGCCGTTCGAGGACCTCGACGACGACGTCAAGGAGGCGTTCGTCTGGGGCACCGACAAGAAAGTGCACTTCGAGTGGCGGACCCGCAACGGCATCCGCGAGAAGGACGAGCGCTTCGAGGGCGTCGTCCCGAACCTCGAACGGCGCTACCTCGAAACCGACTCCGACAGCACCCGCGAGCACATCGAGGACTTCATGGCGGTGACCGAGTGTCCGGTCTGCGAGGGCACCCGGCTGAACGCCCAGAGCCGGTCGGTGTACGTCGACGGCACCTCCATCGCCGAGGTCAACGAACTGTCCATCGGCGACGCCCTGGAGCACTTCGAGGGACTTGAGGCGACGCTGAACGAGCGCGAAACCCACATCGCCGAGGAGATTTTCAAGGAGATTCGCGCCAGGCTGGGCTTCATGAAGGAAGTGGGCCTGGAGTACCTCACCCTCGACCGCGAGGCGTCGACGCTCTCGGGCGGCGAGAGCCAGCGCATCCGACTCGCCACGCAGATCGGGTCGGGCCTCGTCGGCGTGCTCTACGTGCTCGACGAACCGTCCATCGGCCTCCACCAGCGCGACAACGACCGCCTGCTCAACACGCTCAAGGAACTCCGCGACCTGGGGAACACGCTCCTCGTGGTAGAACACGACGAGGAGACGATGCGGCAGGCCGACAACGTCATCGACATGGGTCCCGGGCCGGGCAAGCGCGGCGGCGAGGTCGTCGTCCAGGGGACCACCGAGGAGATAAAGGACTGCGAGGAGTCGCTGACGGGCGACTACCTCGCGGGTCGCAAGGAGATTCCCGTCCCCGAGGAGCGCCGCGACAGCGACGAGCACATCACCGTGAAGGGCGCCCGCCAGCACAACCTGAATGACCTCGACGTCGACATCCCGGTCGGCCAGTTCACCGCCATCACGGGCGTCTCGGGGTCGGGCAAGTCGACCCTGATGCACGACGTGCTCTACAAGGGACTCGCCCGGGAGATGAACGACAACACCAGCGTCGACCCCGGCGACCACGATTCCATCGAGGGCATCGAGAACGTCGAGAAGGTCAGGCTCATCGACCAGTCGCCCATCGGCCGCACCCCGCGGTCGAACCCCGCGACCTACACCGGCGTCTTCGACTACATCCGCGAACTGTTCGCCGAGACCAAACTCGCCAAACAGCGGGGCTACGAGCGGGGTCGGTTCTCGTTCAACGTCAAGGGCGGTCGCTGCGAGGAGTGCGGCGGGCAGGGCACCGTGAAGATCGAGATGAACTTCCTCTCGGACGTCTACGTCCCCTGCGAAGAGTGCGGCGGGGCGCGCTACAACGACGAGACGCTGGACGTGACCTACAAGGACGCGACCATCGCCGACGTGCTCGACATGTCGGTCGAGGAAGCCTACGACTTCTTCGAGCACGACCAGCGCATCGCCCGCCGGCTGAAACTCCTGAAGGACGTCGGCCTCGACTACATGAACCTCGGCCAGCCCTCCACGACGCTGTCGGGCGGGGAGGCCCAGCGGGTGAAACTCGCCGAGGAACTCGGCAAGAAGGACACCGGCGACACGCTCTACCTGCTCGACGAACCGACGACCGGCCTCCACAGCGCCGACGAGCGAAAGCTCATCGAGGTGCTCCAGCGGCTCACCGACCAGGGCAACACCGTCGTCGTCATCGAACACGAACTCGACCTCGTGAAGAACGCCGACAACGTCCTCGACCTCGGACCCGAAGGCGGCGAGAACGGCGGCGAGGTCGTCGCTCAGGGTACGCCTGAGGAGGTCGCCCGCAACGAGGAGTCCCACACGGGACGGTACCTCCGCGACATGCTCCCGGCGGTCGACCTCGAGGGGCCGCGAGCCGACAGGAAGGTCGCGCCGGCGACGGACGATTAA
- a CDS encoding DUF7344 domain-containing protein yields MSDFGSMSSADNTPEQETLSEDLIFDVLKNRRRRYTLHYLKQQDRPVELSELAEQVAAWENDTTVEGLSANERKSVYTSLYQTHLPKLADAGIVEYNQNRGVVELSGNAAQLEGYLRPQNDFPWIRYYLALAVVSAVLVLGDFLDLPPFTAIPDEIWGVLIVAAFALSALAHYLQRRRGTRRERPPTVEE; encoded by the coding sequence TTGAGCGATTTCGGTAGTATGAGCTCGGCTGACAACACACCGGAGCAGGAAACACTGTCCGAAGATCTAATCTTCGACGTGCTTAAAAACCGGCGACGACGGTACACGCTGCATTACCTCAAGCAGCAGGACCGGCCGGTCGAGCTGAGCGAACTCGCAGAGCAGGTGGCGGCGTGGGAGAACGACACGACGGTGGAGGGGCTGTCGGCCAACGAGCGCAAATCGGTCTACACCTCGTTGTACCAGACGCACCTTCCGAAGCTCGCCGATGCGGGAATCGTCGAGTACAACCAGAATCGGGGGGTCGTCGAGCTTTCGGGAAACGCGGCCCAGCTCGAGGGGTACTTACGTCCGCAGAACGATTTTCCGTGGATACGGTACTACCTCGCGTTGGCGGTCGTGAGTGCGGTTCTCGTGCTCGGAGACTTCCTCGACCTACCGCCGTTTACGGCGATTCCGGACGAAATCTGGGGCGTCCTCATCGTGGCGGCCTTCGCGCTCTCCGCGCTTGCGCACTACCTGCAACGACGGCGAGGCACTCGGCGGGAACGTCCGCCCACGGTCGAGGAGTGA